One part of the Mariniflexile litorale genome encodes these proteins:
- a CDS encoding replication-associated recombination protein A has translation MNEPLAERLRPKTLDDYVSQTHLVGKNGVLTQHIKQGLIPSMILWGPPGTGKTTLANIIATKSGRPFYTLSAINSGVKDIRDVIDKAKQSGGLFTTKNPILFIDEIHRFSKSQQDSLLQAVEKGWITLIGATTENPSFEVIPALLSRCQVYILNAFDKNDLETLLKRAIENDESLSKKKINLQETNALLRLSGGDARKLLNIFELIVNSENADTIEITDESVLQKIQNNTVRYDKTGEQHYDIISAFIKSIRGSDPNAAVYWLARMIEGGEDVKFIARRLLISASEDIGNANPTALVIANNTFQAVTTIGYPESRILLSQCATYLACSPKSNTAYTAINKAQQLVRETGDLSVPIDIRNAPTKLMKELGYGENYQYAHNYENNFANQEFLPDTVKNTKLYEPGNNARENAHREFLKQRWKEKYGY, from the coding sequence ATGAATGAACCTTTAGCAGAACGATTACGCCCAAAAACCTTAGACGACTATGTAAGCCAAACACATTTAGTTGGTAAAAACGGTGTATTAACGCAACATATAAAGCAGGGATTAATTCCGTCGATGATTTTATGGGGACCTCCTGGAACAGGGAAAACAACCTTGGCAAATATTATTGCTACCAAATCTGGTAGACCGTTTTACACCTTAAGTGCTATAAATTCTGGCGTTAAAGATATTAGAGACGTGATAGATAAGGCAAAGCAAAGCGGTGGTTTATTTACTACTAAAAATCCTATTTTGTTTATTGACGAAATACATAGATTTAGCAAATCGCAACAAGATTCATTATTACAAGCCGTTGAAAAAGGTTGGATTACTTTAATTGGAGCTACTACCGAAAATCCAAGTTTTGAGGTGATTCCTGCACTTTTATCGCGTTGCCAAGTTTATATTTTAAATGCTTTTGATAAAAACGATTTAGAAACACTTTTAAAACGTGCTATTGAAAATGATGAATCCTTATCTAAAAAGAAAATAAACTTACAGGAAACGAATGCCCTTTTAAGACTGTCTGGTGGTGATGCCAGAAAACTATTGAACATTTTTGAACTGATCGTAAATTCAGAAAATGCCGATACGATTGAAATTACAGACGAGAGTGTGCTTCAAAAAATTCAGAACAACACGGTTCGTTACGACAAAACAGGCGAGCAACATTACGATATTATTTCGGCATTTATAAAATCCATTCGTGGTAGCGACCCTAACGCCGCTGTGTATTGGTTAGCCCGTATGATTGAAGGTGGTGAAGACGTAAAATTTATAGCCCGAAGGTTACTCATTTCAGCAAGCGAAGATATTGGAAACGCCAATCCTACTGCTTTGGTTATTGCCAACAATACATTTCAAGCGGTTACAACTATTGGATACCCAGAATCTAGAATTCTGCTTAGCCAATGTGCTACTTATTTAGCCTGTTCACCTAAAAGTAATACCGCTTATACGGCTATTAATAAAGCACAACAGTTGGTAAGAGAAACAGGGGATTTATCGGTGCCAATAGACATTCGAAATGCGCCTACAAAACTCATGAAAGAACTGGGTTATGGTGAAAATTACCAATACGCACATAACTATGAAAACAACTTTGCAAACCAGGAGTTTTTGCCTGATACCGTAAAAAACACCAAACTTTACGAACCTGGAAATAACGCACGTGAAAACGCACATCGAGAATTCTTAAAACAACGTTGGAAAGAAAAGTATGGGTATTAG
- a CDS encoding FMN-binding negative transcriptional regulator: protein MNYPPKIHQDNDINHIIEVIKTYPLATVISIKDNIPFITHLPLVYNEFGKLIGHIDKQNPHAALLKNEYPVTILFSGPQCYISPSIYTTTQLPTWNYIKVHLKGTVNAIESKEALKESIIKMTEFLEAPKHKYILDPNNQRMLGALDYIEMFEITINSWEGKFKLSQDKKPQDIKNARAELIRSNHENIERFLNNIF, encoded by the coding sequence TTGAATTATCCTCCAAAAATACATCAAGATAATGACATTAATCATATCATTGAGGTGATTAAAACGTACCCATTAGCCACCGTCATTTCAATTAAAGACAACATACCTTTTATTACTCATTTACCTTTAGTTTATAACGAATTTGGTAAATTGATTGGGCATATCGATAAGCAAAATCCGCATGCAGCCTTATTAAAAAATGAGTATCCTGTAACTATTTTATTTTCGGGACCACAATGTTACATATCACCCAGTATTTATACTACAACACAGTTACCCACTTGGAATTACATTAAAGTACATTTAAAAGGCACGGTTAATGCTATAGAAAGTAAAGAAGCCTTAAAAGAGTCTATTATTAAAATGACTGAGTTTTTGGAAGCACCAAAGCATAAATACATTTTAGACCCCAATAACCAACGCATGCTAGGGGCTTTAGATTATATTGAAATGTTTGAAATAACCATAAATTCTTGGGAAGGCAAATTTAAGCTGTCGCAAGATAAAAAACCACAAGATATTAAAAATGCTCGAGCCGAATTGATACGTTCCAACCATGAAAATATTGAGCGTTTTTTAAATAACATATTTTAA
- a CDS encoding polysaccharide deacetylase family protein: MLLVYTHNITPRLKYVFKHVCTRILGVEVSFTTKVETFIAHDSLKISYTKQQLGNEFFIKSHDLLFEQGLNDIEIHVQSWWHTKCFFFNGEKSAIPFDIFAASFYLLSRYEEYLPHVKDNYGRFLATESIAFKHSFLHQPVVDIWAFKFKDALQLQFPEFKFPQRNYSVKPIIDVPSPYHFKLKGFMRSFGGSLKDLLKFQLKSLYDRFMVVFGLKHDPYDTFKYIINKQKQSKFKFLFFFLIGDFSTYDKGINPNNKKFVSLIKHVADYCEVGLKTSFFALDDFSILKKEKLKMEDILNTSLKASRQSFSKLNLPESYRNLIELEVLEDYTMGYVNHIGFRAGSCTPFLFYDLDYEIQTPLKIHSYHVIDYVLLKDQSLLDKKKTLSSVLKEVKQVNGEFIPVYHNYTFSEVERWKGFKELFNIILESGNEA, from the coding sequence ATGCTTTTAGTTTACACACATAATATCACACCACGTTTAAAGTATGTTTTTAAGCATGTTTGTACTCGAATTCTTGGTGTTGAGGTCTCTTTTACAACGAAGGTTGAAACCTTTATTGCCCACGATAGTTTAAAAATATCCTATACAAAACAACAACTGGGAAATGAGTTTTTTATTAAAAGTCATGATCTTTTATTTGAACAAGGTTTGAATGATATTGAAATTCATGTTCAATCTTGGTGGCACACGAAATGCTTTTTTTTTAATGGTGAAAAGAGTGCTATACCTTTCGATATTTTTGCAGCATCATTTTATTTGCTTTCAAGGTATGAAGAGTATTTACCTCACGTAAAAGATAATTACGGACGTTTTTTAGCAACCGAAAGCATTGCTTTTAAACATAGTTTTTTGCATCAACCTGTTGTAGATATCTGGGCTTTTAAATTTAAGGACGCATTGCAACTGCAATTTCCGGAATTTAAGTTCCCTCAAAGAAATTATAGTGTTAAACCCATAATAGACGTGCCAAGTCCTTATCATTTTAAGTTGAAAGGCTTTATGAGAAGTTTTGGGGGCAGCTTAAAAGATTTACTTAAGTTTCAGTTGAAGAGTTTGTACGATAGATTTATGGTTGTTTTTGGCTTAAAACATGACCCGTACGACACTTTTAAGTACATTATCAATAAACAAAAACAAAGCAAATTTAAATTTTTGTTTTTCTTTTTAATTGGTGATTTTTCAACTTACGATAAAGGCATTAACCCTAACAATAAGAAATTTGTGTCGCTCATTAAACATGTTGCCGATTATTGCGAAGTAGGTTTGAAAACATCATTTTTTGCTCTTGATGATTTTTCAATTTTGAAAAAGGAGAAGCTTAAAATGGAAGATATTTTAAATACTTCACTAAAAGCATCTCGACAATCGTTTTCAAAATTAAATCTGCCAGAATCTTATAGAAACCTTATTGAGCTTGAGGTATTGGAAGATTATACCATGGGTTATGTTAATCACATTGGGTTTAGGGCAGGTTCTTGCACGCCGTTTTTGTTTTACGATTTAGATTATGAAATTCAAACACCTTTAAAAATACATTCCTATCATGTTATAGATTATGTGTTGTTGAAAGATCAGTCATTATTGGATAAAAAGAAAACACTAAGTAGCGTTTTAAAAGAAGTTAAGCAGGTAAACGGTGAGTTTATTCCTGTATATCATAATTATACGTTTAGCGAGGTAGAACGCTGGAAAGGATTTAAAGAATTGTTTAATATTATTTTAGAATCAGGAAATGAAGCGTAG
- a CDS encoding YjjG family noncanonical pyrimidine nucleotidase, protein MKRSGITDVFFDLDHTLWDFDKNSELTFDKIFKMNAIDVDLYEFLSHYRDINFQYWKLYRDAKIEKEVLRFGRLRDTFVAANLHVDDAMIRKLSTDYITYLTDNNYLFENTIEILDYLSLKYNLHILSNGFEEVQSKKLLKSNIHHYFKTITNGEDIGVKKPHPEIFHYAIKKANTEINRSIMIGDGYEADIEGAINVGMDVIYFDTNNMNIETNVKQINGLIELKKYL, encoded by the coding sequence ATGAAGCGTAGTGGTATTACCGATGTGTTTTTCGATTTAGATCATACATTGTGGGATTTTGATAAAAATTCAGAATTAACATTTGATAAAATTTTTAAAATGAATGCGATAGATGTTGATTTATATGAATTCTTATCACACTATCGCGACATCAATTTTCAGTATTGGAAACTTTACAGAGATGCGAAAATTGAGAAGGAAGTGTTACGCTTCGGCCGGTTGAGAGATACATTTGTTGCAGCCAATTTACATGTTGATGATGCTATGATTCGTAAACTATCAACCGATTATATCACCTATCTTACCGATAATAATTATTTGTTTGAGAATACTATCGAGATTCTTGATTATCTAAGTTTAAAGTACAACCTGCATATATTGTCCAACGGATTTGAAGAAGTACAATCTAAAAAACTTCTAAAATCGAACATTCATCATTATTTTAAAACCATTACGAATGGTGAAGATATAGGTGTTAAAAAGCCGCATCCTGAAATTTTTCATTATGCTATTAAAAAAGCCAACACAGAAATTAATAGAAGTATTATGATTGGAGATGGTTATGAGGCCGATATAGAAGGCGCTATAAATGTAGGGATGGATGTTATTTATTTTGATACTAATAATATGAACATAGAAACAAACGTTAAACAAATTAATGGATTGATAGAATTAAAAAAATATTTATAA
- the radC gene encoding DNA repair protein RadC, translating to MQEKPASFSIKNWSQDDQPREKLLYKGKATLSDAELVAILIGSGNRGESAVDLCKRILASVDNNLSELGKLSIKQLMEFKGIGEAKAITIAAALELGRRRRGEEALQKKKITSSKSVFELMQPIIGELQHEEFWIIYLNNSNKVILKNQLSKGGITGTLVDVRLVLKQALEVGATGLILAHNHPSGTLKPSEADKQITNKLKVAAESLDIKVLDHLIVTEKAYFSFADEGLI from the coding sequence ATGCAAGAAAAACCAGCTTCATTTTCAATAAAAAATTGGAGTCAAGACGACCAACCGCGGGAGAAATTACTCTATAAAGGTAAGGCAACTTTAAGCGATGCTGAATTAGTTGCTATTTTAATTGGTTCGGGTAACCGAGGTGAAAGTGCTGTAGATTTATGCAAGCGTATTTTAGCTAGTGTAGATAATAATTTAAGCGAACTAGGGAAGCTATCCATTAAACAACTTATGGAATTTAAAGGTATTGGTGAAGCAAAAGCTATTACTATAGCTGCTGCTTTAGAGTTAGGTCGTAGACGACGTGGCGAAGAAGCTTTACAAAAGAAGAAAATAACCTCTAGCAAGTCGGTTTTTGAATTGATGCAACCTATTATTGGAGAACTACAACACGAAGAATTCTGGATTATATATTTAAACAATTCTAATAAAGTTATTCTAAAAAATCAGTTAAGTAAAGGAGGTATTACTGGTACTTTGGTTGATGTGCGTTTGGTGCTAAAACAGGCCTTGGAAGTAGGTGCAACGGGACTTATTTTGGCGCATAACCATCCGTCGGGTACCCTAAAACCCAGTGAAGCAGATAAACAAATTACCAATAAGTTAAAAGTAGCAGCAGAAAGTTTAGATATAAAAGTTTTAGACCATTTAATTGTAACTGAAAAAGCATACTTTAGTTTTGCCGATGAAGGTCTTATATAA